From a single Adhaeribacter swui genomic region:
- the hrpB gene encoding ATP-dependent helicase HrpB: MSNILLPLLPNLPVTEALPRLVQALDTNSRAILEAPPGAGKTTLVPLALLEAAWRNQGKIIMLEPRRLAARASAQRMADLLHEKVGETVGYRVRMERAISDKTQIEVVTEGILTRLLQDDPALEGVAAIIFDEFHERSLQADLGLALTLDAQAVLRPDLRILVMSATLDAAGIANWLTAPIIRSEGRMFPVKTHYSTPAEVAAAGSRTQDRLQNLVPKTIRQALTQHPEGDVLVFLPGLGEMRKVAQHLEGKLPTNTQLHLLHGELSLAQQQAAIQPTAKGQRKVVLATSIAETSLTIAGVKIVIDAGLARVPKFVACTGLTTLATVPVSQAAADQRRGRAGRLGPGVCFRLWSKADQLQLPEQQAPEICEADLSSLALELAIWGIKDIASLKWLDQPPAAAIALARDLLLRLEAIDAAGNATRHGKALAALGLPPRLGHLVVQGHHLGLGSTACALAALLAERDILKSQDNSQTNLLPDLALRLELLAGQRPPTPGFTVEESILRRVREQARHLRQRIRATDSKLAPEAAGLLTALAYPDRLAQRETSGRVRLITGQRANLATELFSEAEFYGVAHLKTNNQARILLAAPVAKSDLIKHFSGQLEQQQEVRYEENTGRVSARQITRLGALILEETTQTKPNPELVADVLLQALLEKGISRLPWSEEAQNTRQRLQFLHQLELERWPDVSDEALAATASEWLRPHLLQLRSLEQVARLDFKEILLSDLSWEQRQEMDRLAPTHLTVPSGSRIALDYSEVTSPVLAVRLQEVFGMLDTPRIGNGKVPLLIHLLSPASRPVQVTRDLRSFWNTGYFDVRKDLRGRYPKHHWPEDPLSAPPTRGTKKRPG; this comes from the coding sequence ATGTCTAATATTCTGTTACCGCTACTACCCAACTTACCCGTTACTGAAGCTTTGCCGCGGCTCGTACAAGCTTTAGATACCAATAGCCGCGCTATCTTGGAAGCACCTCCAGGGGCCGGTAAAACCACCTTAGTACCTTTAGCTTTATTAGAAGCTGCCTGGCGAAATCAAGGCAAAATTATCATGCTGGAACCCCGCCGCTTAGCTGCCCGGGCTTCCGCCCAGCGCATGGCTGATTTACTCCACGAAAAGGTAGGCGAAACAGTTGGGTACCGGGTAAGGATGGAACGGGCCATTTCGGATAAAACGCAGATTGAAGTAGTAACCGAAGGCATTTTAACCCGACTGTTGCAGGATGATCCGGCTCTGGAAGGAGTAGCCGCCATCATTTTCGACGAGTTTCACGAAAGAAGCTTGCAAGCAGATTTAGGATTAGCCCTGACTCTGGATGCCCAGGCAGTATTACGGCCCGACTTACGCATTTTAGTAATGAGTGCTACTCTGGATGCCGCCGGTATTGCTAACTGGCTGACAGCACCCATTATACGCAGCGAAGGACGAATGTTCCCCGTGAAAACGCATTATTCTACTCCTGCCGAAGTAGCCGCAGCGGGCAGCCGCACCCAGGATCGTTTGCAGAACTTAGTACCCAAAACCATCCGACAAGCCTTAACGCAGCATCCCGAAGGAGATGTTTTAGTTTTTTTACCTGGTTTAGGCGAAATGCGCAAAGTAGCGCAACACCTGGAAGGTAAATTACCCACCAACACCCAGTTGCATTTGCTGCACGGCGAACTAAGCTTAGCTCAACAACAAGCCGCTATCCAACCTACCGCAAAAGGGCAACGCAAAGTAGTATTAGCCACCAGCATTGCCGAAACCAGTTTAACTATTGCGGGCGTAAAAATTGTAATAGACGCCGGCCTGGCCCGGGTGCCAAAGTTTGTTGCCTGTACCGGGCTTACTACCCTGGCAACGGTTCCGGTATCGCAAGCCGCCGCTGACCAACGGCGGGGTAGAGCCGGGCGCTTAGGCCCCGGCGTTTGTTTCCGATTATGGTCGAAGGCCGACCAGTTGCAATTACCCGAGCAACAAGCGCCCGAAATCTGCGAGGCCGACCTGAGCAGTTTAGCCCTGGAACTAGCTATTTGGGGCATAAAAGACATTGCTTCCTTAAAATGGTTAGACCAACCACCAGCGGCCGCTATAGCCTTAGCCCGCGACCTATTATTGCGCCTTGAAGCCATAGACGCTGCTGGCAACGCTACTCGTCACGGAAAAGCTTTAGCGGCTTTAGGTTTACCGCCCCGCTTGGGCCATTTGGTAGTGCAGGGCCATCACTTAGGCTTAGGTTCTACGGCTTGCGCCTTGGCCGCCTTGCTCGCGGAGCGCGATATTTTAAAATCCCAGGATAATAGCCAAACCAATCTTTTACCTGATTTGGCTTTACGGTTGGAATTATTAGCTGGCCAACGGCCGCCCACACCAGGCTTTACCGTAGAAGAAAGCATTTTACGCCGGGTGCGCGAACAAGCCCGTCATTTGCGCCAGCGAATTCGGGCCACAGATAGCAAATTGGCGCCGGAAGCCGCCGGCTTACTCACGGCTTTAGCTTACCCCGATCGTTTGGCCCAACGGGAAACTTCCGGGAGGGTACGACTCATTACGGGCCAGCGGGCAAATTTAGCCACTGAACTGTTTTCAGAAGCCGAATTTTACGGCGTTGCTCATTTGAAAACCAATAACCAGGCGCGCATTTTACTGGCGGCGCCGGTAGCTAAATCAGATCTTATAAAACACTTTAGCGGCCAGTTAGAACAACAACAGGAAGTACGCTACGAAGAAAATACCGGCCGCGTCAGTGCCCGGCAAATTACCCGATTGGGTGCTTTAATTCTGGAAGAAACAACGCAAACAAAACCCAATCCGGAATTAGTCGCCGATGTGTTGCTGCAAGCTTTACTCGAAAAAGGCATCAGCCGCTTGCCTTGGTCCGAAGAAGCGCAAAATACCCGCCAACGGCTGCAGTTTCTGCATCAATTAGAACTCGAGCGCTGGCCCGATGTTTCCGATGAGGCGTTAGCTGCTACTGCATCGGAATGGCTGCGCCCGCACTTGCTGCAATTACGCTCGCTGGAGCAAGTAGCCCGGCTGGATTTTAAAGAAATTTTGCTGAGTGATTTATCCTGGGAGCAACGTCAGGAAATGGATCGCCTAGCGCCCACGCATCTCACCGTGCCCAGTGGTTCCCGCATTGCTTTAGATTATTCTGAGGTAACATCCCCGGTTTTGGCAGTGCGCTTGCAAGAAGTTTTCGGAATGCTGGATACGCCTCGCATTGGCAACGGCAAAGTACCTTTACTCATCCATCTGCTTTCGCCGGCTTCGCGCCCGGTGCAGGTAACCCGCGATTTGCGCAGTTTTTGGAACACCGGGTATTTTGATGTCCGGAAAGATTTACGCGGTCGTTATCCCAAACACCACTGGCCCGAAGATCCGCTCTCGGCGCCACCAACGCGAGGTACTAAGAAAAGACCAGGATAA
- a CDS encoding restriction endonuclease encodes MKAWSYKQHINPKIINDFPFNSNCRYCGNKMEIQEIKSYWDITAAEFIKTFEELKFYMRKETGVGDETLNLRPDTLDDESTSLLHCNICSWWRIQKHLSMWAPSQLWDSYFGVSGVLKNLDFTDQSIPIKEIRNYLAARYNHRFHIHPKVFEEVVSSVFKSLGYNNYITAYSNDGGIDVVLERPDKELIGIQIKRYKKSIKVEQIRSFLGALMINNMTKGLFVCTSDFQSGCFPISKSFPIMLINAQSFYEALKEAQQKDNDNAFEFNKSSIPRLYYFDSLHRNSL; translated from the coding sequence ATGAAAGCATGGAGTTATAAACAACATATAAATCCGAAGATAATAAATGATTTTCCATTTAATTCTAATTGTAGGTATTGTGGAAACAAAATGGAGATTCAAGAAATTAAATCCTACTGGGATATTACTGCTGCTGAGTTTATTAAAACTTTTGAAGAATTGAAGTTTTACATGAGAAAAGAAACTGGAGTAGGAGATGAAACTTTGAATTTAAGACCGGATACTTTAGATGATGAATCTACTTCTCTACTGCATTGTAACATCTGTAGTTGGTGGCGGATTCAAAAGCATTTATCCATGTGGGCACCATCTCAATTGTGGGATTCCTACTTTGGGGTAAGTGGTGTATTAAAAAATCTTGACTTTACAGATCAGAGTATTCCCATAAAGGAAATTCGTAATTATTTAGCTGCACGTTATAACCACCGCTTCCATATTCATCCAAAGGTTTTTGAAGAAGTGGTTTCTAGTGTTTTTAAAAGTTTAGGATATAATAATTACATCACAGCATATTCCAATGATGGAGGAATTGATGTTGTATTAGAAAGACCAGATAAGGAATTAATTGGAATTCAAATAAAACGTTATAAAAAATCTATTAAAGTAGAACAGATAAGATCCTTTTTAGGAGCATTAATGATTAATAATATGACTAAAGGATTATTTGTCTGTACTTCAGATTTTCAATCAGGTTGTTTTCCAATAAGCAAATCTTTTCCAATAATGTTAATTAACGCCCAGAGCTTTTATGAAGCTCTAAAAGAGGCACAACAGAAAGACAATGATAATGCTTTTGAATTTAACAAGAGTTCGATTCCACGACTATATTATTTTGATAGCCTTCACCGAAATAGTTTATAA
- a CDS encoding putative sensor domain DACNV-containing protein, with the protein MLKREPLPSAHRRKMNRETRYQAARVVAPAIEQHFAELTTANQHREHIVTSTPDETAIEAIVDVAFWASLRREEGHSPQISLAFLPPEQAFQPMLFEQKLALTPSSLTKLGPAVERPGIHLGVWGQGDDLYVWGATRQIPSLCFVLEVIEPGLLVIKHRGQDSFGKFVNVAVLKGDEVKIIDEQSASLPDCPAVLTSLLGFTTPTTWNGSVDVLVQLAASMRAHKRGGSLLVVPHGTQTWRDSIIHPISYAIQPAFDGLSAILKQEEQEQGSSYWQAKLRQAVEGVAGVTAVDGATIISDQYELLAFGAKIRRPPDKPPVEQIIVTEPILGAEPLIIHPAQNGGTRHLSAAQFVYDQRDAHALVASQDGRFTIFSWSPCEGMVHAHRVDSLLL; encoded by the coding sequence ATGTTAAAACGTGAGCCTTTACCTTCTGCACACCGTCGTAAAATGAACCGCGAAACCCGATACCAGGCTGCCCGGGTAGTAGCCCCGGCCATTGAACAACACTTTGCGGAACTTACAACAGCCAACCAACACCGGGAGCATATTGTAACTTCTACTCCGGATGAAACGGCTATCGAGGCCATTGTGGACGTTGCATTTTGGGCCAGCTTACGACGTGAAGAAGGACATTCGCCGCAAATTTCCTTAGCTTTTCTGCCCCCGGAACAAGCCTTTCAGCCCATGTTGTTTGAGCAAAAACTGGCTCTTACTCCCAGCAGCCTTACAAAACTGGGCCCAGCTGTAGAACGGCCCGGTATTCATTTAGGCGTATGGGGGCAAGGCGATGATTTATACGTGTGGGGAGCCACTCGCCAGATACCTAGTTTATGTTTTGTACTGGAGGTAATTGAGCCGGGCTTGCTGGTAATTAAACACCGCGGACAAGATAGCTTCGGCAAGTTTGTGAATGTGGCCGTATTAAAAGGCGACGAAGTAAAAATTATTGATGAGCAAAGTGCCAGCTTACCCGATTGTCCGGCTGTGCTCACTTCTTTGTTAGGTTTTACCACCCCTACCACCTGGAACGGTTCGGTAGATGTGCTGGTACAATTAGCAGCATCTATGCGGGCCCATAAACGCGGGGGTAGTTTGCTGGTAGTTCCGCATGGTACCCAAACCTGGCGCGATTCCATTATTCACCCTATTTCCTATGCCATTCAGCCGGCCTTTGATGGTTTATCTGCGATTCTGAAGCAGGAAGAACAAGAACAAGGCTCCAGTTACTGGCAAGCTAAGCTGCGCCAAGCGGTAGAAGGGGTGGCGGGAGTAACAGCCGTAGATGGCGCTACCATTATCAGCGACCAATACGAACTGCTTGCCTTTGGAGCTAAAATTCGTCGACCGCCCGATAAACCGCCGGTAGAACAGATAATTGTAACCGAACCTATTCTGGGAGCGGAGCCTTTAATTATTCATCCGGCGCAAAACGGCGGTACCCGGCATTTATCGGCGGCCCAATTTGTATACGACCAACGCGATGCACACGCACTTGTAGCTTCTCAGGACGGCCGTTTTACTATATTTTCGTGGTCGCCGTGCGAAGGCATGGTACATGCACACCGGGTAGATAGCTTGTTGCTGTAG
- a CDS encoding VF530 family protein → MEEQKNNPLHGKTLEMILTHLVNYYGWEELGARINIKSFTNNPSIKSSLTFLRKTPWARQKVENLYLKSI, encoded by the coding sequence ATGGAAGAACAAAAGAATAATCCGTTGCACGGTAAAACGCTGGAGATGATTTTAACGCACCTGGTAAACTATTACGGTTGGGAAGAATTGGGTGCCAGGATAAACATTAAAAGTTTTACCAACAACCCCAGCATTAAATCCAGCTTAACTTTTCTGCGGAAAACGCCTTGGGCCCGCCAAAAAGTAGAAAACCTTTACTTAAAAAGTATTTGA
- a CDS encoding CBS domain-containing protein, producing the protein MSHVKNILQKKGYATITIESYSTVYNALEMMMNKNVGALLVMDSDKFIGIFTERDYARKVILEGKASKKTLIKEIMNDHPVTVTPTTTVKECMNLMTDKVIRYLPVLDDSDKVVGIISMSDIVKHLMEEQKFIIDSLQNYISNQQ; encoded by the coding sequence ATGAGCCACGTAAAGAATATTTTGCAAAAGAAAGGTTACGCCACCATCACCATCGAATCGTATTCTACGGTTTACAACGCCTTGGAAATGATGATGAATAAAAATGTAGGCGCTTTGCTGGTAATGGATTCCGACAAGTTTATCGGCATTTTTACGGAAAGAGATTATGCCCGTAAAGTGATTCTGGAAGGAAAAGCTTCGAAGAAAACGCTCATTAAAGAAATCATGAACGACCACCCGGTTACGGTAACGCCCACTACCACTGTGAAAGAATGCATGAACCTGATGACCGATAAAGTAATCCGGTATTTACCGGTGCTGGATGATAGCGATAAAGTAGTAGGCATTATCTCAATGAGCGATATTGTAAAACACCTGATGGAAGAGCAAAAGTTTATCATTGATAGTTTGCAAAACTACATCTCCAATCAACAATAA
- a CDS encoding glycoside hydrolase family 18 protein, with protein MRKLTTLFKKQGYACFLFYLLIHFSVSTQVLAQTATATNKPVIIGYVGGFRGLINTENISANKLTHINYAFVDVKGNRAFLTNLATDTTNFRKLNLLKKQNPELKILISLGGWAWSENFSDAVLSDTSRQAFAASCVRIMQENQLDGVDIDWEYPAIKGEEGNIYRPEDTQNFTLMFAAIRQELDKLGAQTGKKYLLTTAIPTFTDFINHTEMGKAQQYLDYINMMTYDYSGGQVAGHHTNLYASKKYDTKDYAAKAFKDYTALGIPASKLVMGLAFYGKGFNLAEAKKKGLGQKTTGTTQGGGYTMLKDSLINKNGYKAYRDKKAKAPYLYNAAEKKFITYEDEESVREKCKFVLDNKLAGVMFWEYNSDPKEYLLDEVNRNLNKGVTQ; from the coding sequence ATGCGAAAACTTACTACTTTATTTAAAAAACAAGGCTATGCTTGTTTCTTGTTTTACTTACTAATCCATTTTTCTGTTTCTACCCAAGTACTGGCCCAAACCGCAACAGCAACCAACAAGCCAGTAATAATCGGGTACGTGGGTGGCTTTCGGGGACTGATTAATACCGAAAACATTAGCGCCAATAAGTTAACGCACATCAACTATGCTTTTGTGGATGTAAAGGGCAACCGGGCTTTTCTCACGAATTTGGCCACCGATACTACTAATTTCCGGAAGCTAAATTTGTTGAAAAAGCAAAATCCGGAACTGAAAATTTTAATTTCGCTGGGCGGTTGGGCCTGGAGCGAGAACTTCTCCGACGCGGTACTTTCCGATACTTCCCGGCAGGCCTTTGCCGCCAGTTGCGTGCGCATCATGCAGGAAAACCAACTCGATGGGGTGGATATTGATTGGGAATACCCGGCTATTAAAGGGGAAGAGGGCAACATTTACCGGCCTGAAGATACCCAAAACTTTACGCTGATGTTTGCGGCCATCCGGCAGGAACTGGATAAACTAGGAGCCCAAACCGGCAAAAAATATTTGCTTACTACGGCTATTCCCACCTTCACGGATTTTATTAACCACACCGAAATGGGCAAAGCGCAGCAATACCTGGATTACATTAACATGATGACCTACGATTATTCCGGCGGGCAGGTAGCGGGTCACCACACTAACTTATACGCTTCTAAAAAGTACGACACCAAAGATTACGCTGCTAAAGCTTTTAAAGACTATACGGCTTTAGGTATTCCTGCTTCTAAGTTGGTAATGGGTTTGGCGTTTTACGGTAAAGGCTTTAACCTGGCCGAAGCCAAGAAAAAAGGCTTGGGGCAAAAAACCACCGGCACTACCCAGGGCGGCGGTTACACCATGTTAAAAGACAGCCTGATTAATAAAAACGGCTACAAAGCGTACCGCGATAAAAAAGCCAAAGCACCTTACTTGTACAATGCCGCCGAAAAGAAATTTATAACCTACGAAGACGAAGAATCCGTGCGGGAGAAATGTAAGTTCGTGCTCGATAATAAACTGGCAGGCGTGATGTTCTGGGAATACAACTCCGACCCCAAGGAATATTTACTCGACGAAGTTAACCGGAACTTGAACAAGGGCGTTACGCAGTAA
- a CDS encoding peptide MFS transporter, translating to MDITETQIAEAPPTSIGHPKQLYLLFFAEMWERFSFYGMKALLLAYMVTQLKFPEPKGYAILGSYAALVYTMPLFGGMMADRFLGYRKAVIFGGILMSIGHLIMALPQGWSFFYGMAFIICGNGFFKPNISSLVGTLYAENDPRRDSGFSIFYMGINVGAAIGGLLCGYVGQRINWHYGFGLAGIFMLVGLIVFYLGKNSLQHRGLPPDVKNLKKPVFAGISTEIIIYAASLLVIPVVVALFNQYHFMDYIMFGLGAVSLVYILVMAFRMDGMARSKLMAALVMIVFSALFWAFYEQNAGSLNLFAMRNVDMHVAGTELPALSVNNFLPPAWVIILSFFFAWLWPVLNRKGIEPSTPLKFGLSFIFVGLGFYVFYAACHMGTETGLISLTAFILGYFFIICGELCLSPIGLSMVTKLSPARMVALMMGIWFFASAVGEFLAGKIGALMSVPEEVVNNPVLSLPYYAAILSKIGLWSLGIGVLLICLSPLIRKWMADVR from the coding sequence ATGGATATTACGGAAACCCAAATTGCCGAAGCTCCACCCACTAGTATCGGCCATCCCAAGCAATTATACTTGCTCTTTTTTGCCGAAATGTGGGAACGGTTTTCTTTCTACGGCATGAAGGCCTTGCTGCTGGCGTATATGGTTACGCAACTAAAATTTCCGGAGCCAAAAGGTTACGCTATTCTGGGTTCCTACGCCGCTTTAGTATATACCATGCCCCTGTTTGGCGGCATGATGGCCGACCGGTTTTTAGGTTACCGCAAAGCCGTGATATTTGGCGGTATTTTGATGTCCATTGGGCACCTGATAATGGCCTTACCGCAGGGCTGGAGTTTTTTTTACGGCATGGCTTTTATTATTTGCGGCAATGGTTTTTTTAAACCTAACATTTCCAGCCTGGTCGGAACCCTGTACGCCGAAAACGATCCTCGTCGGGATAGCGGTTTTTCCATTTTTTACATGGGTATTAACGTGGGAGCTGCCATAGGCGGTTTGTTGTGCGGCTACGTGGGGCAGCGTATTAACTGGCATTATGGCTTTGGTTTAGCCGGTATTTTTATGCTGGTAGGGTTAATCGTATTTTACCTGGGTAAAAACTCCTTGCAACATCGAGGCTTGCCGCCCGATGTAAAAAATTTAAAAAAACCGGTGTTTGCCGGCATTTCCACCGAAATAATTATTTATGCCGCTTCGCTGTTGGTGATACCCGTGGTGGTTGCACTCTTTAACCAATACCATTTCATGGACTACATTATGTTCGGGTTAGGAGCCGTGTCGCTGGTATACATTTTAGTAATGGCGTTTCGGATGGATGGTATGGCCCGGAGTAAATTAATGGCTGCCTTGGTCATGATCGTATTTTCAGCGCTGTTCTGGGCTTTTTACGAACAAAATGCCGGATCGCTTAATTTGTTTGCCATGCGCAATGTAGATATGCACGTTGCCGGCACAGAACTGCCCGCTTTATCCGTAAATAACTTTCTGCCGCCCGCCTGGGTGATTATTCTCAGCTTCTTTTTCGCCTGGCTTTGGCCGGTGCTTAACCGCAAAGGGATAGAACCATCTACGCCGCTTAAATTCGGGCTCTCGTTTATTTTCGTGGGCTTAGGCTTTTACGTGTTTTACGCTGCCTGCCACATGGGTACGGAGACCGGTTTAATTTCTTTAACTGCTTTTATTCTGGGATACTTTTTTATCATCTGCGGCGAATTATGCCTTTCGCCTATTGGCCTGAGCATGGTTACCAAACTTTCACCGGCGCGCATGGTAGCCCTTATGATGGGTATTTGGTTTTTTGCTTCGGCCGTAGGGGAGTTTCTGGCGGGTAAAATCGGGGCCTTAATGAGCGTTCCGGAAGAAGTAGTGAACAACCCGGTGTTATCACTGCCTTATTACGCGGCTATTCTAAGTAAAATAGGTCTTTGGTCGTTGGGGATCGGCGTGCTGTTAATTTGCCTGAGCCCGCTCATTCGTAAGTGGATGGCGGATGTGCGATAG
- a CDS encoding CehA/McbA family metallohydrolase: protein MAQQPASGRLEVQVTDATTNQLTPVRVRLSRNGWAVKKLPKAAVGVMYGVWDHADGYDYQPDSSYYVAGQFSLDLPPGTYQLSLAKGPEYLEQKHQLQIEAGQVQQQNYQLKRWINMPEKGWYSADDHIHIRRSPREDSLLLTWTQAEDVHVGVMLRMGDFWEAYYPQYAWGEKGVYQKNDYLLTSGQEDPRTPELGHALGIGASDKVRFGKEYYYYDKVFDKLRELGGLGGYAHQAETFHGYRGLTLDGLRGKVDVLELLQFCASDKPLITNHYYHLLDLGIPVTAVAGSDFPWCGNDHATGPPERSARLGNVRFYTYVDGPLTYNSWKAGLAAGHTFVSNGPMLSFEVNGQLPGSKLPVSKGTTLHITAHAYGNAAQVPLQSLEIVGHGKVLGRVSISDAGQSTEHLSLTLDIPAEQGIWLAARAYGNPTQAAHTTPVYVQVDGKNFHNPATAPQYLKLSEGYLKELKKDLKNRQADPQYRAWQYRAGLERRIAETQQVIKGMKKQLR, encoded by the coding sequence TTGGCCCAACAACCAGCTTCGGGCCGATTAGAAGTACAGGTAACCGATGCTACAACCAACCAGTTAACGCCGGTCCGGGTGCGTTTGAGCCGGAATGGCTGGGCAGTGAAAAAGCTACCAAAAGCTGCTGTGGGTGTAATGTATGGTGTATGGGACCATGCGGATGGCTACGATTACCAACCGGATAGTTCATATTATGTAGCCGGACAATTTAGTTTGGATTTGCCGCCGGGTACGTACCAATTATCACTGGCTAAAGGACCGGAATACCTCGAACAAAAACACCAACTACAAATCGAAGCCGGACAGGTACAGCAGCAAAACTACCAACTAAAACGGTGGATTAATATGCCCGAAAAAGGCTGGTACTCTGCCGATGATCACATCCACATCCGGCGTTCGCCGCGCGAAGATTCTTTGCTTTTAACCTGGACCCAGGCCGAGGATGTACACGTAGGCGTAATGCTGCGCATGGGCGATTTCTGGGAAGCTTATTACCCGCAATATGCCTGGGGTGAGAAAGGCGTGTATCAGAAAAATGATTATTTATTGACCTCCGGTCAGGAAGACCCACGTACCCCCGAACTAGGTCATGCCTTAGGAATAGGCGCTTCCGACAAGGTTCGGTTTGGCAAAGAATATTATTACTACGACAAAGTTTTTGATAAGCTCCGCGAATTAGGCGGACTGGGCGGTTATGCGCACCAAGCCGAAACGTTTCACGGCTACCGGGGCTTGACGCTGGATGGCTTGCGCGGCAAAGTAGATGTACTAGAGTTGCTGCAATTCTGCGCTTCGGATAAGCCTTTAATTACCAACCATTACTACCACTTGCTGGATCTGGGCATTCCGGTTACCGCGGTAGCCGGCTCCGATTTTCCATGGTGCGGCAACGACCACGCTACCGGACCACCCGAACGTTCAGCGCGACTGGGCAATGTTCGTTTCTATACTTACGTGGATGGCCCCTTAACCTACAATAGCTGGAAAGCCGGTCTGGCCGCCGGTCATACCTTTGTTTCCAATGGTCCCATGTTGAGCTTTGAAGTAAATGGCCAGCTACCCGGTAGCAAATTGCCGGTAAGTAAAGGAACAACCTTACATATTACGGCACATGCTTACGGCAACGCTGCTCAGGTACCTTTACAAAGTTTAGAGATTGTGGGGCACGGTAAAGTTTTGGGCCGGGTTAGCATTTCAGATGCAGGGCAATCAACGGAGCATCTTTCCTTGACACTTGATATACCAGCAGAGCAAGGCATTTGGTTGGCAGCCCGCGCCTACGGTAATCCTACCCAAGCGGCCCACACGACGCCGGTATACGTGCAGGTTGATGGCAAAAACTTTCATAACCCGGCTACTGCTCCTCAATATTTAAAATTAAGCGAAGGATACTTAAAAGAACTTAAAAAAGATTTAAAAAACCGCCAAGCCGATCCGCAATACCGTGCCTGGCAATACCGCGCCGGTCTGGAAAGACGTATTGCCGAAACCCAGCAAGTTATTAAAGGCATGAAAAAGCAATTGAGGTAA